One Glycine max cultivar Williams 82 chromosome 8, Glycine_max_v4.0, whole genome shotgun sequence genomic window, TCATTTTGTTCTCAACAAATTACTATCATTTTTTGGTTGTGAGGGAATGGGGTGGACTGATTTTGTGTTTTCCTGTCAGAATGAGAATTCTCCCATGTGGGTTCATGGACCTAGCTCTCGAACAATGTCTGCCGTTCCTGCCAACACGTATTACAGCTTCCAGGGACAGAATCAACAACCAGGTGGGTTTCGGCAAAACCAGCAGCCCTCACAACAACATTTTGGATCCCTTGGATACCCTAACTTCTACCATTCTCAGACTGGGATTTCTCTGGAACATCAGCAGCAGAATCCAAGGGAAGCATCCCTTGCTGGCTCTCAAACCCAACCACCTAAGCAGTCCCCACAAATATGGCAAAACAGCTACTAATCTTATTCACCTCCCGGGTTTTTAAGGGTCTTGATGTGAGTTTGAAAGGGACCGGTCACAGGAGGCATTTCCTTCCGCGGTCTAATAATTAAATGCAACCATTGTTTGGTCCCAAGAGACCATATATGGCCGCAGCTGCCCTGTGCGAAGTTGTATTctatatgattataattatgcTCGTGATGTTTAACTTAGGTATTTAAGTGTGCAAATTTGGTGTACAATGCACTGTACCCTTTTTTTCAACATTCTTCTCATCTGGTTATAGTGGAAAGTTTCTTGGATGCTACCTCAGATTTTACTCCTTTCATTCCTGccccttttttttatatgcattGTCTGCCGTCTACCTGAGAGTCAAATTGTATTAttgtctttgttccttttaaactgtttttaactttttaaagttTGGGGGGCGGTgacaagaattttaaaaatataattagtgtttttgcttttatttaaattatctaattttgtattatatactattttttttaatgattattgtcatttattatttatttttctctttaacttCATGATttgtaaattgaaatttaagtgGATGGAAGGCTATGATTAATAAAATGGTTCAAGTTTTTAGAATGACATTCTAGTGGTGCtagtatttattgttattattactaTAGATGTTACTGTTTCATATGACATTAGTGTGGAGCATTAACTAACATTACTAATACCTAATAGATTGGAAATTTTGGTTGGTCGCCTCTTAGTGAAATGTCTTCTtagtcatatttaatttttttcattgacaGACTTCATTGTCTAAATGCATAAAACAAAAGGTGACTTGTTGCAGAAAGAAAAACTTCTCTCTCCAAATTCTCAAATAGTGCttcgtttttttttaactgaaatgGCATCTTTTAATTAAGGAAACAAGAAAGGAGACATGTAACTTAAATTCCTTGTGAGATCCTCTAGTAGTTCAAAGGTTAAGATCCTCTAGAAGGTCAGAGGCTAACATAATACTATGacacaagacaaaagaaattgATCGAGGGCGTGTATTTTTTGTCATACTTAccgataaatttttttatatagaaattaaagtctaagttatattatttgaaaaaggAAATGAATTTGTTCAAAAAGAAGTATAAACATTGTATTGCGATTTGAGCGAGTTTCAAGGATTACCACCACCCTCCACCGGTCCATCCTAAACATAATAGCGTAGAACAAAAAAAGCATCACAAAAATGGAAGCTAGCAATTCATAGCTGTTCTGTTTTTGTGAACTCCCAccatcaaaaaaaaatattagcgtctcattaatattattattattatccacTCGCGACCTTCGTTTTTCTCTTTTGCCTTCTCGGAGTTAATTCAGGAGGTTGCAGCGACAGCGATGGCGCAAGGCATGGCGAGTAACCGAAACCGGAACCCTTGCGCGCAAGAAGCGCGCAAGGTGATGGTGGTGGCGGACCCGACGCGGGAATCGGCGGGCGCGTTGCAGTACGCGCTTGCGCATGCGGTGATCGAACAGGACGAGCTGATTCTGCTGCACGTTGAGAACCCTAGCTCGTGGCGAAACACCATATCGACGTTCCTGAAGATGCCTTCGTTGGGAAGCAGCACCACTGCGTCGCTGGACCTCGGAGGAGGTGGAGGAGGGGGAGCAGCCGCGGCGCCGGACGGAGAAGGGTTGGATTTTCTGGAGGAGATGAAGCATGCATGTAGCGTTTCTCAGCCGAAAATGAAGGTGCGTGTGGTGAAGGTGGAGATGGATGGAAGAGACAAGGCTAGCATTGTTCTCTCGCAGAGCAAAACGCATGGGGTTGACGTCGTAGTTATAGGCCAGAAGCGCAATATTACTTCGGCCATATTAGGGTTAGTACATTTATATATACTTGAAACTACGTAACATTTATCAATTTCTCTTGGAATTATTCCTTTCTTATCAGCTTGTCTCTCTGCTCGTACAAGAAAACTCTATCAATCttcatgtaaaaattatttgGGACCTTAACAAGTAGTGTTCCTGTATACTTAATAGTTTATGATCTTCATCGGTTTAACTTTGCATATGGTATTGTTGCTTGCGTGTGAGATGTACTTTCTGTATTTTCTTAAATTCTTGTCTCCAGGAAGAGAAAGACAGATTCAAGTATTATTTCTCGCACATATGTTCCTCAGTTTAACTTTGAATGATTATTgacttttgtaataatttaaaaataatctgtTATATTAATGCAATAGtaaattagttaattagttGATAGAATCAATTTCACGTTTGGTTCATGAGTGCATTAAAAAACTTGTAAAAAGGAATTTATATGTGTGCATTATGTAGTTAGAATGCTGGTGTAGAAGTTAATTTTATGTTGCTAATGATTCTTAttgtatttgaaatttgaatgcaTGGCAACAGATACAAGCGACCTGCAAGTGGATCTATGAAAGGGGTGAAAGCGATAGACACTGCTGAGTATTTGATTCAAAACAGCTCGTGCACCTGTGTTAGTGTACAGAGAAAAGGCCAAAATGGAGGCTTTGTTCTCAACTCCAAAACCCACAGAAATTTCTGGCTCTTAGCCTAAAAAGCTTCACACCCCAATGGCCATGCATGGTagacatttttaattatgactTGAACATATCAATTTCGCTGAGGATAGATTTAGGAAAAACTTTTAAATAGGCATCATCTCATATATTATTACATTATACATCCATCAAATCATTACAACTCCCAGAAACTTATATGGGTCACATAATAACGATTTGAGTGCTTATGATCAATAATGTCTATGTAAAAGTTATTCTAGATGTAGTGGAATTGGTAAGATTTCCCTGTAACTTCGTTGCTTTGCAAATGGTGAGAAACCCATGGATGTCACCCCAGGGCTTAGCATGCATAGGGACTTGTATCTTGAAAGTGTGCAAATTTTTTGAGATTACCTAAAAACACTAATCTGCATCTTAAAGACGAAAATTTTCTGCTTTTCTCAATGTTTCCAAGGAGAAAATtctgctaacaagtgtcttatAAAAATGTTAGTTAAAGAATTAATCAATAGATAGATTAAAAATCACAGTATGTTGCATTGGTAAATGGTAATATTGaaagttaaatttttataaacttttcCCTTT contains:
- the LOC100804438 gene encoding uncharacterized protein, with translation MAQGMASNRNRNPCAQEARKVMVVADPTRESAGALQYALAHAVIEQDELILLHVENPSSWRNTISTFLKMPSLGSSTTASLDLGGGGGGGAAAAPDGEGLDFLEEMKHACSVSQPKMKVRVVKVEMDGRDKASIVLSQSKTHGVDVVVIGQKRNITSAILGYKRPASGSMKGVKAIDTAEYLIQNSSCTCVSVQRKGQNGGFVLNSKTHRNFWLLA